GATGACGGGATTGGGTTATTCCCGAAGCTATACAAGAGGACTTTTGCTTGGTTGCTGAGGTTGGATGGATGCCAGCTTTATTTGGCAGTGGACAGGGAGGGCTCAGAGAAGCTGTCTTGGAAGAGGCTTTGGTAGATGCTCAAAAAGCTTGAATGGTGATAAGCCTAGTCCAGGGATCTCATTGACTTCTCTGCTATGCTCTCTGTGTTAATTATGCTGGAGGATGTCTTTGTGGTTATActaatgaagtttttttttttgtctgggGAGTCGAAAGAAGTCTAAATGCTTTTTTTAAAGCTACCAGTTTACAGGGCTTGATTTTATAGATAATCCAATGTGGACCTATGGCATTACCTGTTCACATAATGGTGGTGTGGATATTTGAGACTATAGCTTATTTGCTGGTGTGTGAAATTGTTTACCAAGAAACTATCCTCTAGGTTTCTTATTTTTATCACACTTGCAGTTAGGTCATTAGGTGTACAATTGGTGGGCTTTTGCATGTAACTCATCCTTTTGGTAGTAAATTGAGCGTATATTTATGGTTTACTGCTGACTCTTGTTAATTAGATTGTTCCAATTTTCTTGTCTAAGGGACTCCAGAATtgatgatttttgaaatttggtttcTCCAACCCAAGCTAGGAAGATGCAGAACTTATAACGAGGATCTTGTATGGGAATTTAGGATTTGGAAGTTGAAAAAACATCATGCCTGCATGCAGTTTCTCCTCCTTTGGGCTATTTGACATGCTTGGTGTAACTAGTCATGCTGGCCAATTAGAAGTACTTCATGACTTCATGACTTCATGTGTTTAGAAGTTTCATGAATAGTATTAAAAAGAAACAGTTCTGCTTTTTCCTTTTCAGATGGAATACCCTTGGTGGCATTGATTGGCTTTACACAATTACACCTATTTGCACTGTGATGATACTTGCATTTAGAAAAGCTGAAAAATAGTTATTTTGTCATGCTTTTGCTCATGACATATTATTTGTTCAGAAACTAATGTGATTGTGGTAAAATGACTTGAAGTCGGAACTCTGCATCCATTGAAAGGGCTTTATTTATGTTTCAGCTGTCTTACATTGTTTCTTTGCAATGACTCGTCGATATTGTCTTGCTTCAAGAATACAATCATCTGTTCCTCCTTTTTATTTACCTCATTTTGGTTTGTGATGCTAATCTTCATGAAATCTTCATCTCCTCAGGAGGGGTATTCAAGTTGGAATTGTTTTTGCCTGAAGAATATCCGATGGCGGCTCCCAAGGTATGTAGATGCATCGATATATGTTGAGCTCTCTATCTGTTTAAATTTTGCATTCAAGCAGTTGTTTGTTATGTTTATGGGGAGGCCTTTATGTACTCTGCTTGTTGAGAGCTCAAGTAATGCTATTTGACTTTTAGTTATTACCCTTTGTCCTGGAACGTGTGCTATGATTTGAGAGATAGAGTACACACCAAATATTTTTGATGACTGCCATGCATAAACTGGTTTTTACTTATGTTTCAAGCTTTGATCCCTTTTTCTATTGGCTATTGCAATTGAAGTTTTTACTGTATGGTTCAAACAAATCAAATCTGCTATGCTCCATGTACTTGGTTCTTCATTGTAAGGCTCCTTATAGTCTAGTCTCTTGGAAGATAGTGAGcaatttgttgttttttaataCTTGTTGGGTTTCAGATTATTGTTTAATTTTGATCCCAATTTTATTTCTTCTGATTGTTCTTTTCCCTGTTGCAGGTCCGCTTTCTGACCAAAATTTACCATCCTAACATTGACAAGGCAAGTTTTATACTCTTCCATCCAATTCTTCATGTCTCGTTAGTCTCATGCTAAGAAAGCAAACGTCGTGCAGCTGGGAAGGATATGCCTCGACATTCTTAAGGATAAATGGAGTCCTGCCCTCCAGATACGCACTGTATTGTTGAGGTGATACACCTGTTCTATGCTCCATGAGTGAAGTTCTGCTTATTTCCTTTGCTTTTTCTGTACGGTATATCAGTCATTCTGCTATAACCTCCAGTCAACAGATCTAAGCCAAGACATGGCTTAATGAACTGAAAGCGGAAGGCAAAGAGGCGAGTCTAGCAATAACAATGACTCACTCCATCCCTATTTGTTTCTCCATTTTCATTACTTTGGGGATCTCAAAAAATCGCATGTGTTTATATTCTATTTAATTTTAGATGGTCTTAGGACTTTGTCTACACTAAgtaattgagatctttcaatTGGTGGAGAAAATCTTGGGTGCTTGTCAGTTTTGGTGGGAAATGGAGCTCGTTTGGACGATTTTGCCCCTCAAACAGAGAAGGGCCAAACCTTAGGGGTTCATCCAAAGTCCAGCACGTCCTAAAGTGTAACCTGTAAACTGGACCTCTGTTTCACGTCCAATCTCCTTCCACAAGTCTTTGCACTACAAAATTACATTAATTGTTGACCCGATTAAAGGCACCAACTCttgaaaaaggacaaacaaaGTGGGAAGATGGGGAGTGTTGGCATTTTAATTGGTGTGGTCTCGTCAGCTTCATGCACAACCGAAAATCTGGACAccgtattttgttttgtttcatgaATCAGCATCCAAGCTCTCCTGAGTGCTCCAAATCCGGATGATCCACTTTCTGAGAACATTGCAAAGCACTGGAAGACAAACGAAGCCGAAGCAGTTGAAACAGGTAATATCCATACCGTTTAATTTTATGTATTTTATCAGAAATGTTGCCCCAATAGCCCAGGAAAACTATGTTCCTGGATGAACTGTGCTATCCACACAGACAAAAGTTGCACAGATCCtacacagatttcattgtgggtcccacacaaacaatctgagccattcattaaatttaaaacatgtttttgagCGACTTACAAGTGtttttttgagttgatttttcgcgggATCACccgaaaaactattttaaatttaatgaatggcttggattatttgtgtgggtcCCACAATAAGATCTGTGTAGGATCTGTACATCTTTTGTCTGTGTGGACAGTCCTTTCCTTCCTGGATAGTTTGTATGGGAGGATTAATTTTTAAGCCTCAGTCATACAAGGAGTcgccccttttctttttctcattgaTAAATCTACTCATCCAACATTTATATCCTTCTTTTGTGACGTTTCTCTTCACAATAGCTTGATGCGGTTCATTAATTTGTTTCGTTTGCTGCTTTTTTAATTGGACTCATGCAGCAAAGGAATGGAGCCGTTTATATGCAACTGGTGCATGATTATCGGAGTCCATTACCAGCAAATCTCATTTCTCCAATGTATGTTAATTGAATTGTTGCCTTTGGTCTtgcaatgaaaatgaaaatgaaaaatcgtCTATGAACAATCTAAATGTAATATTTGCTAGACCTTCAGTATGTGTGTTGATGAATTTCGTGTTTTGTAATACATGCTGTTCAATATTGTGCTATCGTCTCTAACTTTAATGCCCATTTATTGCCATGTTTTGCATATTGTCTGTCATTTTATTATGGAGGCTTGTAAGTTCAAAGCAACGACTGAATCTTGCGCAGGATTTTATACTAATGTGGTTGAGTTCCCCTTTCAGTTTTCGTGTGATATGCTTAACTACTTTTGCGTCTGTATTATTCTCTCGACAAGACCATCCTGGATAACAGATCATGAGAAAATAACTAAAACAACCTATACTCATCAATCAAATTGAAATGGTCGAAAGAGAGATGCAATGTTTGACCATCGGGTGTTGTCGGATGCAAAAATTTGACTGTAGTGTCGTCATGAAGTGCCTAAGGAGcaattcaaaaaggaaaaaaaaaagaaagaagtaaaGTTGGAAAAATAAGTACACATTTTTTTCCCGAGTATATCAAACAACAGTTAACAATTTCTACGCCTACCCCTAAGATAGAGGAGGAAGGAATGCCGCTAAGCAGCATAAGTGGGCTAAGCCGCAAAGGAGTCATATGATTGGGCTGCAGCCGTGGGTTAGAAAAAGAAATCACCTTTACTGAGTCATGCGGTCATACACAATTCTGTATCTGGTAGCAACTTTATTTATGTGTTAGAAtataaatattataaaaaatggatatataaaataaaagatgCTCCGtattgtattttaaaatttgtaatgCATAAGGTAATAATATATGTCCACATTAGCATGAGTCCACGTGCTAGGGCCTATGCGAAAGGGAAATATAATAAAGGCCCTGCATGAGACAAAACTCTAAAAGCAGAGCCGGCTTAATATATTGACTAATCTGGGAGATCAATCCCACTATGCACTAGTTGGGGATCCATTGAAAACCAGGACAAAGGTTCATATGGATTGGCCCAGCATAGGAATTTATAGCACATGAGTGAGAGTTGAACTCCGGACCAGAGGCTTCCTAAGGCCCTTGGTTGCCAGGTGAATACCACTACGCCAATCTACCACTACGCCAAGCTAGGAGTTCTTGTTTATCACTTCTCACATACACTGTGCAAATTAGAATAGATACAACAACTTGACATAGTTACGGAGAGTAATCAAATGGAGCAACATAATTAATTTGGTGAGTCTAATTCTGGAAATTTTGCCAAGGCAATCGGAGAGCAGTAGTACCGAAAACAAATTCCAGGAGTGGTATGCATTCTGATATAAGTTTTTGGTTCCATATAAACCCCAAAGATCACTGCAGAAATCAGTACAACCACCACCTCAAAGCCCTATTAGTCCTAGCTGGATGCAAATGTGGCTCAGTTGAGCTTGCCGCGTAAGTAGCCCGCCACCATTGTGAACTGTCACATTTTGAAGTAGTTTGGGTTTCAATTTGCGCGCAGGAGAGAGAAGCAGAGGATCATACAACCCGTTGTGGCACTAAACAAACTACTCGGGGCATTAGCACCACCCAACATTTAAGTTAACAGATCTTTTGACACGAAGAAATAATATGAAACCTGAAAGGTTAAGAACCAAAACCCATACGATGCTCATCCCTAGCTGTTACGACAGATTTGCCCAAGGAAAACTTGCAGTTTAGcatcttttttttagaaatagcGTACAAATTGAAATAGAAGGGAAAGAGGTGGATTTTATAGAGATCCTTGTCTAACTACAATCTGTAACATGAAAAATTCTGAATCAATCGTGTTAAACAGTTATTTCAAATTCTTCACCATATCTAGAGTTCATAAACTTCAACGTTGAAACCCCAAGCCTAGCCAAAATCAGGCCTATTACAttgaaatttatgaaaaaattaatttgaaaatttgaatgttCTTGTATATGTGAGATAAGTTCAGTAACCAATTCATTTAATTACACATCAACGACGAAATAAGAAGCCGCTAGCATCTCCTTTCAATTCTGAGCTGTGTTTTACGAACAGAGAAgcgagaaaaaaaagaaaagaataaacgTGTTGTAAAAACAGTGTGACTAACATTGAACAACAGAACCTAAATATTGGAGCATTTTCCGGTTTCTGCAATAATCTTATtacgttttttctttttattcatttgaGAAAGAACTTCCAAATCTCTCTATCGGTCACCTCTTTGACTAAATGTGCTCCAAAAATGCCTTCCTCATCCATCAAACTTCTCAGGTGCCGAGTCGCGTTGTTGAAGCCGACGTAATTCCTTTTTGTGGCCAAGAATACAACTCCATAGGGTGGCCTCAAGCACTGGTGATCCAAAAACCAGAGGAAACAATCAAACAACAGGATCAAGAATACACGAGACATAAAGCTTATGAAAATAAGCTTAACAATAACAGGAAATTGGAGACAGAATgctagagaaaagaaaaaatccacGGCAAAATCGATCACCATCTTCATAATGGCAACTAAAAAGTAACAATTGACCAGGAaaaactttcattttcctcAAAACATCTAATCTAACATCCATAAATCCAAAGTGATGCAAGAAACCACACAAGATGGAATTCTAGTTTTGCATGGTGGAAATAAAGCTAATGCTTGTTCGCCTCTGGTGTTAAACAAGCTTAATCAGAATCACAGGCACGTAGACATTATTCCCCGAATTTTCGACATTTGACTTCAACTGGCATCAAATGTCCAAGTTTGTCCAGATTAAGTATCAAGTTTACACCACCGAAATTCATCTTTTTAGCTATTAGATTATCATAAACTTTTGCATGTTCCAGCAAATTTAATTTGCATCTCCCATTGACGGAAAATAGGCCAGAAATGTTTACTTCAGCAAATTTGCATTTTAATCAAATATCATAAGAATTAGAGAACCAAGTGTCAAAACTTTCAGGACAACAAATTCAAATAATCTATGCCCTTTTTATAAATTGAGTTTCCAGTAAAATAAGGAGGGATGATGTAGATGTTTATTGTCAATGTTGCTTTTACGATGTATATATCACACATGAATTAAAAAAGGGACAGAAAATTGACCGACCTTTTTTATGAGAGCATATAGCTTCTTCAAAGAGCTCAACGAGTACGGAGTCTCCGTCATCAAAATAACATCATAACCGCCTTCTTCCCCTTGCTCCGTTTCACTAGCCCTCTCCCATGCCCTGCTTCTCGACAACTTCCTCGATCTCCTAGAGGAAGAAGATCCATGCCCTATAATACTCCCATCTTGACTACTAAAAGCATCCATGAAATCCTCCTCGGAAAAGCTGACGCTTGTTGCCGTAGGAACATCAAATCCAGTATCGCTCCTCACTGCCGACAATACAGTGGGGAGTTCTTCCCAATCCCCGGCGTAGAAATGAACTGCCGGGGTAAGACTTTGCCTTGATGGAGTCAGAAGGGGGCTCTCCGGCTGTCGAATTTGCCTATCTCGAGCCTGCTCGAGATTGGCCAGTACATTAGGGATTGTTGTGCATCTTATAGTTTCTGCATTCAGGTCTTGAAAGTGCACTGTAGCTGCTCCCTGTAATGGATTGTTACCGGATGAATTAGAACAAGTTCTTTATTAGACCAATGAAAAGAACAAGTTGATGTCGTCTTAAATCTGTTATAGTCAatgtgggttttttttgagcTAAAAGTAAACGGGTGGAAACAAGTGTACCCTTGACACAATACAATCACGGTCACTGataacattttataaaaatattgaagGCCGAACGCTGAAACAATTAAGGTAGTGTTTGGTTCAGAGGAATGATTTAAGCAAGGAATGAGTAGGTTATTGTTTGACCTTCCAATGTAATGGACATTCACCTAGATTCTAAATGATGATTCCCTTGGTAACGTATATACTGTGATTTTTCAGTGAAAACAATTCATTCCAGCTTCATTCCAATAAACCAAATACAGTGTAAAAGCACAATCTCTTTAATATGCTACCATATAGGAATGAATGAAACGGGGATAAAACTTGTATAGAATAAAGGCACGTccagtttattatccaatgctGGTTCCCTGGGAGCGGTGGATTTGGTACAAAGCTAACCTTTCACGTAGTACTCACAAAGTAGGCCAAGTTTTAACCATGAAAACTAGTGTCCCcctattaaattttttatcagTTTACTAGTCTGGATTGGTTATCAACtctttatttacccaaaaatgctacagggaccgattgtggggggaccgaattcggaccgacggccgccggcgggccgtctccggccaccggacggccgatccgagccgtccaaaaattttaaaaaaaaaaaccgaggggccctgcgcgggaatcaacgtcatccgaggtgtgtagggtgcttgatcggagcaccccttttcgtgtgtatatgtataatatatacatatacacacgaaaaggggtgctccgatcaagcaccctacacacctcggatgacgttgattcccgcgcagggcccctcggtttttttttttaaaatttttggacggctcggatcggccgtccggtggccggagacggcccgccggcggccatcggtccgaattcggtccccccaATCGGTCCCTGTAGCAACACTCTTATTTACCTACTCGATTCAAGTGCAGCTACAAAGGAAAATACCATCAATATAAGTGCTCCAGCCTCCAAGGGCATCAAAAGCACCCAAATTTCTTATAGTGGATTTTGTACAAAGGTGGAAAGCCAATAACAGGAGGGGTCCCCCATGGTACAAAAGTTGGGACCCAATTACAGCAACAGACCTTAGGTCTTTAACTGGCTAAATGTTATAGCCGGTCaaaacttttctttctttttttttggctaaatgaTGAAGTTCGAACTCTGTGAACCATGTAATTCTTTCAGAAACTGGTCAGACTACTATAAGACATTAGTAGAAGAAAACTACCATTAATATGTCCAAAACATTCTGAAAACTATATTCATGAGGATTTCAATTTTAAACCCTAGgctgataataaaaaaaaaagtaacccCAAAATAAATTGAAGtacatgtgagtacatccaaaaTCCCTTATTGATAGTCAAGACTTGGGTAAAGATAGAAATTAACAAATACCGGCAAAGTTGAAGAACCCAAATGTCATAGTTTGAATTGGATCAGTTCGATTCAGAAGTGGTAGCCAAGTGGTAGTAACCATGTACTCCAATGTATTTGACAGGAGTTCAAacctcactaactacaactaagAATGCTGACTttcgccgagcaaaaaaaagatTCAGAACCAAACTAAGATAGCACATGGCAAGACATGATTATATTACCTTCAGGCAAGCAAAGATTCCTGGGAGTCCATAGCTGCAACCAAGCTGAAAGAATCACAAAAGAggacaaaataaatatcaaaatcaaTTCTAAGCTTCAAATGTTGTATAATCAAATGAGATGTACGGAGTAACTTCAACTACTATTTATACGGAGGCAGTAActtcaaacaaccaaaaaggCAAGTGCAAGTGATAAGAAAACAatatggatcaattcaaaaagggaaaatttcaaaatgacacctgaactttgcaccaaatgtaatagagacacctgaacttaagtttatttcaattaaacacatgtactaacaaaatccccaaatttagaccTCCGCCGTTATACTttgtcccaaaaattgctgacatggTATCTCCAACCCatttaagttgccccattgcacatgtttccaatAGGGGATGATGCACCCAAGAGAAACCCATCACTTTACCTATTACTTCATCTTTTCCTTGTAGTCCTGggtagaaagaagaaaaagttaggGTTTCCTCTGGGTCTTCATGGTAGACTCTCAAGGtggttttggattgaaaagataagtaacttattttttcgtttttattcaattttttttttgcatttgtttattttgtgccaaatttttatgacttattaatttgtcttgacgagaggaatcagaaaagtaaaaaatcttGATCGAAACTGaacttattttacttatttttgtctttttaaaaaaaaattatgagtttcgatcaaaaattTTAGTTCTCCGATTCCTTTGGTCAagaagaatcaataagtcacaaaggTTTGACGCAAAGTTCTCTTCATCATCTGTTGAACAAGGGAGGAGGAAGGGCTTCAGGTCTGGGTTGAAGTGAGGGAGATGGTGGAACAATAGCTAGACTTCtagagagagatggagggaAATCAATTAGCCACTTAAACGGGTAAGAGATGCCTCGTCAGTAATTTTTTGAACGGAGTATAAtggcgggggtctaaatttggggattttgttagtacaggtgtttaattgaaataaacttaagtttagGTGTCTCTATGACCTTTGGtgcaaagttcaggtgccattttgaacTTTTCCCATTCAAAAAAGATCAAGGAACTGAGCTCCAGAAGTGCATACCATGCCTTTTTGGAATCAAAGGCAACTTGAATGCACGACTGCACGAGGAGATCCCCTTAATGTTTTACACACtatgattttgaagaaccaATAGTGGCCAAAACGTATTTTAGATCTCTATATCCCTTCactctgtttcttcttcttcttcttcttcttttgtgtgtgtgtgtgtaagaaaCAATCAGCGGAAAAGTAAGGGTAAAACAATAATTAGACTAAAAATAATAGTCCCACTAATAAACTACAGAAAAATAAGTCACATATGGCATACATAAATTCTTTTGCTTTCTTagaggtataggggggccactgttttagtggcaTTCtcagagcagccactttgtgcatatattccaaaggttaggtctgtctccaatcctcccccacccatacccccaatgacaTCATTGTATGGTTCGAAACACAAATGCAACATGACAGCACTGTCAATCAGTAGTAAGATTGAAACATAAATCGTTGGGACTTAGAATTACATTTAGATGAGAATACCTCAAGTACCCTTTTGCCTCTGAAGCTCAATTGTCCATCACGAATCTCATGCTTAAGGACATTAACAAGATCAATTGAGCTGTCCCATGATTTCACAAATCCTGCACAAAAACCACAGTAAGTCTCACTCCTACCTAAATGTAGTGAATACATCATATGACAATTCCAGTCTTTAGGCTTGAATTTCATTCATCTGACAGCAGAAAGCACAAACTTCACTTCTAAGGCTACTACGTACAGGCAAGCGATATACTAACCATCAGGTTTTGAAGATATCATTTCGGAGCCAGCAAAACCTATAATATCCGCAACACTAATTCTCCCCTGCAAGAGAAAGAAATTGGGATCATCAAGTATATACTCTCTGCCACGAAAGCTTTTCAATTATGTTACAACCTAAAATGAAAATGCATTTCGCACGACGCAAGGCCATTGACCCAGTTTTGAGCTAAAACATCCCAAATTCCAATCGTCGCGTTATTAAGctttaaaacaaacaagaagCATAACACTCAATTTGATGACAAGCCCATTGGACAAGAAAGAGTTTTGCATAATAAACTAAGTACCGCACAAAGTCAGTTTTAAAAGAGCTTTGAAAATGATCATGCCTGACAAAAAATATGTTCTATCAAACTAATCTTATATTGGCCATCCACAAAGATAAGGTTTAATCTACTCAACAGAAACACCATGACACTACTCTCTCTCATCATCCCCTCCGCCCACCTCCTATCTGAGGGGGGATGAAATGAAGAAAATTGAGAAGGCAAGGATTTTGTATGCAACCGTATCTTTCCATTAAAAACTTTCTTTTGACAAGCCagacacatacacatacactgacatcaaatcaacaaaatcaaaacacgGCATAAGATGTTTAACCTGTAATACAGTCTTAATTGAGCAAATGGTTAATATGGTCACTCCTAAACCTTGATTTTCATAGAAAGTCCACAAGTAGCTTTTGACATACAGAAATGATAAAGGTGCCAACCAGCAGAAACCACTTGTCATCTTATCTGGTATTTTAAGTACCTTGAACACATTTAGCCCTTGCAAGTCTACGCTGTCCCCTGCATACTTGTAAGGGTGAGCCATCTGACACAAAGGAAAATGACAGCATCTTCAATTTCAAGGT
The sequence above is drawn from the Rhododendron vialii isolate Sample 1 chromosome 6a, ASM3025357v1 genome and encodes:
- the LOC131330064 gene encoding uncharacterized protein LOC131330064 isoform X1, giving the protein MRTPSLIAQCLPGLVPQDRGSHSTFTVSERDVHLPSPAVEIIPSKMAHPYKYAGDSVDLQGLNVFKGRISVADIIGFAGSEMISSKPDGFVKSWDSSIDLVNVLKHEIRDGQLSFRGKRVLELGCSYGLPGIFACLKGAATVHFQDLNAETIRCTTIPNVLANLEQARDRQIRQPESPLLTPSRQSLTPAVHFYAGDWEELPTVLSAVRSDTGFDVPTATSVSFSEEDFMDAFSSQDGSIIGHGSSSSRRSRKLSRSRAWERASETEQGEEGGYDVILMTETPYSLSSLKKLYALIKKCLRPPYGVVFLATKRNYVGFNNATRHLRSLMDEEGIFGAHLVKEVTDREIWKFFLK
- the LOC131330089 gene encoding ubiquitin-conjugating enzyme E2 35-like; the protein is MANSNLPRRIIKETQRLLSEPAPGISASPSEDNMRYFNVMILGPSQSPYEGGVFKLELFLPEEYPMAAPKVRFLTKIYHPNIDKLGRICLDILKDKWSPALQIRTVLLSIQALLSAPNPDDPLSENIAKHWKTNEAEAVETAKEWSRLYATGA
- the LOC131330064 gene encoding uncharacterized protein LOC131330064 isoform X2, producing MRTPSLIAQCLPGLVPQDRGSHSTFTVSERDVHLPSPAVEIIPSKGRISVADIIGFAGSEMISSKPDGFVKSWDSSIDLVNVLKHEIRDGQLSFRGKRVLELGCSYGLPGIFACLKGAATVHFQDLNAETIRCTTIPNVLANLEQARDRQIRQPESPLLTPSRQSLTPAVHFYAGDWEELPTVLSAVRSDTGFDVPTATSVSFSEEDFMDAFSSQDGSIIGHGSSSSRRSRKLSRSRAWERASETEQGEEGGYDVILMTETPYSLSSLKKLYALIKKCLRPPYGVVFLATKRNYVGFNNATRHLRSLMDEEGIFGAHLVKEVTDREIWKFFLK